In Candidatus Hinthialibacter antarcticus, a single window of DNA contains:
- a CDS encoding sigma-70 family RNA polymerase sigma factor, translating to MDYDTIKRFMNSDCPTEPLSPQEERKMIRLYKKTGDETARRRLIESNIRFVVKVAMRFRQQGLGLADLVQEGILGLIDAVEKFDVSRECRLITYASWWIRLYMQRALEQKSRPVNLPINKLEMLRKVRAFEQVFLTSNGRKPYDEEIAKQLDVDLKKVEQIADYAPSFQTLHARDDEHPGLERVLIDEDHPDPRETLWGREAENRLNEAMNLLTDRERDVLTHRFNLKGNGKKMSLRKVGQQMGLSAEGVRRIEEQAMDKLRRPRIRARMEMLFAN from the coding sequence ATGGATTACGATACGATAAAGCGTTTTATGAACAGCGATTGCCCAACCGAACCGTTAAGCCCACAAGAAGAGCGAAAAATGATTCGCCTCTATAAAAAGACGGGCGATGAAACCGCGCGGCGCCGACTGATTGAATCCAATATTCGCTTTGTGGTGAAAGTGGCGATGCGCTTCAGACAACAAGGCCTCGGCTTGGCTGACCTGGTGCAAGAAGGCATTCTGGGGCTGATTGACGCCGTCGAAAAATTCGACGTGTCCAGAGAATGCCGCCTGATTACCTACGCATCCTGGTGGATCCGCCTGTACATGCAACGCGCCCTCGAACAAAAGTCGCGTCCGGTCAATCTGCCGATTAACAAGTTAGAAATGCTGCGCAAAGTCCGCGCCTTCGAACAGGTCTTTCTCACATCCAACGGACGCAAACCCTACGACGAAGAAATTGCCAAGCAATTAGACGTTGATCTCAAAAAGGTCGAACAAATCGCCGATTATGCGCCGTCGTTTCAAACCTTACATGCGCGTGACGATGAACACCCGGGCCTTGAGCGGGTCTTGATTGACGAAGACCACCCCGATCCCCGCGAAACCTTGTGGGGACGCGAGGCCGAGAACCGCTTAAACGAAGCGATGAACCTGCTGACTGATCGCGAACGCGACGTGTTAACTCACCGCTTTAATTTAAAGGGAAACGGCAAAAAAATGAGCCTGCGCAAAGTCGGCCAGCAAATGGGCTTGAGCGCAGAAGGTGTGCGCCGCATCGAAGAACAAGCGATGGACAAACTGCGCCGCCCGCGCATTCGCGCCCGCATGGAAATGTTGTTCGCTAACTAA